The nucleotide window AGCTTCTAACTCGTAAAAGCTCGGCGGGGTGTACAGAATTATTCGCATATCAGCTCAGCGGCAAATTGCAGAGAGCGCGGAATGGAGTCCATGACGTAAAACCTCGAATAAGAGATCGTCCGACCCTTCCGACGGTGCAAAAATGTCGTTGAGACCAGCTTTAAGCGCTGCTCTTAACATCCAAGGTTTAATGTAATTCAAGTGTACGTACACTTAAAAGAGTATCTAATCCGAAAGTTAATTGTccttgaaatataaatatcgcGGGACTGTCTTCTACTACTACTGAGTTTTTATATTCTTCTTACAGAAAACCTGAAGCGTAGGAAATTCAGCAAGATGCCGGTGGGTGGTCGAGTCGCTGGGAAAGTCGGGATATACAACAATCATTACAACGGTAACGTTATTAGTCGACCCTAAAGTAACTCTAATTATCCTTAAGCCGCATCAGAGTTCGCGTATTTTGCAAACTCTTGGAATAAGGGAGAAGAAGAACGGACGGAGATTCGGAGTGTAATTTCAAccttaaaaaaaacattcagcGCCGAGAGAGCGGAACAGAGTAATTGTTTTGTCTTTTTCTACttacttctttttatttctctttcttattttctattataataACTTCCTTTCTCCCCACCAAACGCAAATGCGGCTTCTTATTCAACCCAATCCACGGTACTTTTTCACCCTCCCGTAGCGTCGTGCACCGCACTACCCGAACCCGTATTATGTCATGTACATTCGACATTTCTCGAAACAATGCCGTTGTAGTTACGAGCGAGTTGCAAATTGTGCGACATGTGCGCCTGTCACATACCCCAGCCATACAATATCCGATACTCGCAAACGCGTTTGAGTTTATGGAAATTTACGACGCTGCCTACGCGAATAGCATACCTACGCAGAGTGCTTCGTACACGTTGAGCGGATGaattataaattgtttattGCGTCATTCTACTTATTAATCAAAGTAGAATGCGTAAGTATAACGTATACGTTATATGTAAGTGGAGGGAACCCCACCCGAAAAAAAGGGTTCGTGTCTGAACTGTGAAGCGGCTAAGAATGTCGGTAATATCGGTCGGTAGTGTCGGTAATATATCGGTAACGGGATCTGTACGCAGAACTCTTCCTATTATACTACTAATCAGTGATTTAATTAGTGTTCCTGTTTCAGTTGACGAGTTTCAAAACGATTCGAAGTATTAgtcgaaaaaatataacactGTTTTGGGAAATtctgtacaaaaattttcgaagcGATAATCATGACGGAGAATCTTTTCGTGATTGCATCGTCAAATTGTCCAGTCGCTGATTGACCAAATGATTTTTGTCAGAggagaaatttttctacatttagTACCTTCGTGTTTTCCATTCCTCAGGAAGAAGCCATAGCGGGATCAACGAAGAGATCATATGGATTAGCATAGGCATGGGCATCACAATCGCCGTACTAATTACCATAGCTCTCTGCTACATCGTCAGAGAGAAATGCCAGAAGCGTCACGAGGGGTATTACGCTTCCCTGCCGCCACCGTTGTGGGCGGCACCCTTAAATCCACCACCTGGAATTATCGTGAGTCCAACGCCATCCAGAGGTAGTCCAAAGGCCTACTACATCACGGTTTAGGAGCAAATTATCCGCGCGAGAATCCGAAGCGTTAGGTGAGTAGATGACAAAAAGAGACGTCGTGTAACAAGTCAAAACTTAATCCGAACACCCTCGCGCGTTTTTCTGTCGATTTTTTAACTTCCGGTTTCGctgttttcagagaaaaaagaaatttattatttatatatatatttataaatttgggTGGATGATCACGAATTTGAAGTCAGATTGCGAAATCCAAAACAGCGATCCGatgtggtggaaaaaaaatctaaaaatattccaattttggCAGAACTTGCTCGGTGGAAGTTTTTTGGGTTaccgataacgaatccaaggtCAAACTTCACAGGTCGAGTTATAATTCCCCAACTTCCATTCCTACAGGAGCTTGAAATCAACCAAACCGCCTTAATGTCTACATAATTCATGAAACAACTGTTGGTACATCAGATTCAATTGTACAAGTTGTTGAAGCAGTACTTATGCAATGTTTTCTCTTTCTTACAGCATATTCAAGACAAAAGAAGGAgtgtttaattaattttagtATACAGCAGCGAGTGGGTACCTGGATGATAACGTAAAGTTGGTTAATTTAAACTTTTCCCAAGGAGTTCGCGGTTGTACAGCACTCTGCGCTGCTTAGAGAgccaatgaaattaattccgAAACGTGACGAGCTCGGTGGGTGTATAATAACATTTCGTCAAACCGCATACATCCACATCCAGTAGTTGCGTAATTAACATTCCTTCGCTCCGACTGCGCAgctttcgtcaatttttacaGCTGCGCGAATTACCCGAATTATCAAAAGAGCGACGCGACTCCTGGCGATGAGTAACCGCAGGTATAAATTACGTGGAAAAATAGAAGGGCgagaaaatttgacgaaagGGTTTTATTCCTGAGGTAAAACACGTGCTTGGAGCCCGCAGTGGGTGTTATTTGCGAAGCGAAAACCATGCAGAAAACGGGGAAATTATACGACGCAAACAGGAATTGCTTTGAAAGCTCGAGAACCGAGGGTAAATTTGTCCCTTGCTCGCCACCcaaggttgaaattttttactttcgcaCACGGTCTTTGAAACGCCACTGGCAGGCAGCTGCTCTCTAGGCACGTTTTGCGGATTTCACGACTGTCTTAACAAGCGTCTCGAGAGTCCCAGACAACCCGATTTACCGACAAATCAGCCTAGGAAGAACGTGTCGAGTATTATTTCGAATACTcgttaccttttttttttttttttcattttttacgccAGTTGTATTTTCCTCGACATTCAGGAACGAAACACGAACCGCACAACGAAGAACATGTATTATTGTCACAAGTCTTCTTATCACGCAGGTTAAATTTGAATACGCAGGTCGGCATGCCAGCGTTGATTAGCTAAGCTGGAATAACAAAGGCCTGATTCGTGGTTTATGGGATTCCGAGCGACGCGGCTTGTTTTTGCTATTTCATTTAGGCCTGGTTCGGGTCTTTGGGAAAACAAAGCGTCTAGACGCTGATCGGAACGATAATTACGGGGATCATACGGGAGTTGGAAAAGCGTGcttgaatattcattttcaaatttcacgcgcatataaatgagaaaatttatatgGAATTCATACACGTACTTTCCGAACGAAAATAATTAGAATTAGTTTGCATTTAATCCGAGGAATATGAAGTAAAGAAACGGGAGAGCAGAAAAAGTATAACCGAACTTTTTTTGTAAACGgagaataatataatatccgAAGCGTTCAATTTTCGAGTGTTCTCaccctttgagtcacacaTTTTTCTGCTGAATCAACTTTTAAAACAATATAGTATAGTATGATTTTTGGGGTCGTTGATTAAGAATCTGTAAtcggatttcaaaaattcaaggtggcggatccaatatggcggacgaaaacttcaaattcgatcgaatccaGTCAAAAAACACCATGCAGGGGATTTCGTGGTCACTGATTGAA belongs to Neodiprion lecontei isolate iyNeoLeco1 chromosome 5, iyNeoLeco1.1, whole genome shotgun sequence and includes:
- the LOC107226138 gene encoding uncharacterized protein LOC107226138; translation: MPVGGRVAGKVGIYNNHYNGRSHSGINEEIIWISIGMGITIAVLITIALCYIVREKCQKRHEGYYASLPPPLWAAPLNPPPGIIVSPTPSRGSPKAYYITV